The Anabas testudineus chromosome 1, fAnaTes1.2, whole genome shotgun sequence genomic sequence taaaggaaataaatgtaaaagaaaaaaaaaaaaaagagagagtcaTTGAGATGGATTTCTATTGGAGACATGCAGAGATCTTGTGTAATTATTTAGCATGGATAACGTTTATCATATTGTTCAATTGTACTGTATTTCTTGAGTCTGATGAAGGTATTGAATGTGCATGGCCTTGTGTTTATTAACctacagctaaaaaaaaaaaaaaaccttggtCATAGTTATAATAATAGAGAACTGAGAGCAGTAAAACTAAGTTTAGTCAATTTGCAGTTGTGTGAGTGAGAACAGTCAGCCTGTTTTGTTTGCAGGCCTATTATGACTTTTGGTAACAACATCAAGGACTTGAAATATCTTTATTCTGCAATAACAAcatcaaaatacaaattatacTAATATACTATTACTAGTAACTAGTACAAGTTAACAGTAACAatctgcttgtgtttttctatcaacCAGCACCCATGTTCTCACAGAGGATGTTGTATATCGAGAGGTAACTGTGGACCACCGGCTCCTCACCAGACGCCTTCTGAAGAAGACCAACCGGCTTCCTCGCTGGGCAGAGCGGTTCTTCCCCTCTGGCATGTCTCGTTTTGTGTACATCATAGAGGACTCCATCGTGGACCCTGTCAACAGGAGTCTGACCACCTATACCTGGAACCTCAACCACACAACTCTTATGGTGAAGCATCTGATTCTCTGTTGTTTAagtaatttacagtatacagaTAAGATTTTTTAATCCCGCAGTGGGGAAATTCCCATGTTTACTGCAGTAGAGGGAACAGAAACAAGCTCAAGAagagcttttaaaaacaaagagaaaaaaatatctacaaatatttaaatacaagaAACTATAGCATAgcactttaaattaaactgcATAGAGTGTTGCCAGATGGTTTCCCTTCCTCATTTGCTGTAGGTGCATTTGTGCCAGAAATGTCAGATctgaaataacaaattaatttcCTGAATTTATAGTCATTACAGTTCGGCAGAGGAATCATCCTCACAGGACTTGTACATTATTAAACTTTAAggtgtactgtactttacacCGTAACCCTTTATTCAATTGATTTACTTCTGTTCCTAAATAGTGTGACAAGTTTtaatctgttgttattattattctctgtCTATTAGTCAGTTGAAGAACGTTGTATTTTCCAAGATTCGGTGGAGCAGCCAGCCACAACCCAGCTAAAACGGGAAGCATGGATATCCTCTAATGTCTACGGCTTTTCCAGACCTATTCAGGTACATTTACTCCTGCAGTGTTCGGAGGAGAAGATACTCTGGATAATTTTCATCATATTTTTCTGCCAAATGTTTGTCTCACTTCATTCACTAAGATCCATCATGTTCTTTATATAAGTCAGATGTGACTGAATCAGTA encodes the following:
- the LOC113162147 gene encoding PRELI domain-containing protein 1, mitochondrial-like, with product MVKYFCNNTDIRSTWDHVVSAFWQRYPNPFSTHVLTEDVVYREVTVDHRLLTRRLLKKTNRLPRWAERFFPSGMSRFVYIIEDSIVDPVNRSLTTYTWNLNHTTLMSVEERCIFQDSVEQPATTQLKREAWISSNVYGFSRPIQEFGLARFKSNQVKAMKGLEYALSNLQGETPQRLLRDTVKDASEKAREAAKSLASAAAVPKKPQHYV